From the Micromonospora echinospora genome, the window GCGATGATCCGGTCCAGCGGGAAGAGGCCGCGCTGGTGCAGGTCGACCAGTTCGGGAATGAAGCGCGCCGGGTCCGCGTCGCCCTCGATCACGCCGTGGACCCGGATCCCCTTGCCGAGCAGGCTCATGACGTCGAATGCGACCGTGCTGCCGATGCCGACGAGGGCGAGGTCGCCCCGGGGACGTAGCGCGGTGACGGCCTGCCGGAGCATCTCCGGTCGGCTGGTGGTGTCCACGATGTGGTGTGCGCCGGCGCCGGTGAGGTCGAGCACGGTGGCGCCGAGGTCGTCGGCCGCGCTCGGATCAAGGGCTGCCGTGGCGCCGAGCTCGGTGGCCAGGGCGCGTCGCGAGGCGACCGGCTCGATGACGATGACAGGGTCGCAGCCCAGGACGACCGCGGCCATCAGCGCGCTGAGTCCGACCCCGCCGGCGCCGATGACGACCAGGGAACTTCCCGGCTCGGGACGCAGACGGTGGATCACCGTACCCGCCCCCGTCTGCACACCGCAGCCCAACGGCGCGGCGACGACGGCCGGCAGGTCGGCGGGAACCCGGATGGCGTTGCGCTCATGGGCGAGCGCGAAGGTGGCGAAGCTGGACTGGCCGAAGAACGCGCCGTGTACGGGGGCACCGTCGCGGGACAGCGGGGTGGTGCCGTCGCCGCGACCGCCGGAGATGTTCAAGGTCTGCTGGAAGTGGCAGTAGGCCGGGTGGCCGGCCGCGCACTGCTCACAACGACCGCAGCTGTGGAAGGTCAGGCAGACGTGGTCGCCCGGCGCGAGACCGGTCACGTCCGCGCCGACCGCCTCGACCACACCGGCCCCCTCGTGCCCGAAGACCATGGGAGTGCGCCACCGGGGCCAGCTCGCCTGCATGCTGAGGTCGGTGTGGCAGAGGCCGGCCGCGGCGATCCTGACCAGCACCTCGTGCGGCCGTGGGGCTTCGAGATCCACGGCCTGGATGACGAACGGTCCGCCCGGGGTTTCGGTGACGGCTGCCCGGATCCGCATGATCAACTCCTTTCTGGAGTCGAGCTCAGCCGACGCGATCGAGAAGGAAGTAGAAGAAGGGGCCGTCGGCGGGAACGTTCTTGCCGTTCATGATCCCCATCAGCGTGCTCTCGTCGACTCGCTTGAAGTGGTCGAAGACCGGCTGACCGTCGTAGACCATCGTCGCGGTCGACTCGCCACGGAACTCGACGGTCCACAGGCTGGCCTCGCCCTTGCCGAGCACGATGTTGGAGTACAGCTCGCCGTTGTCGTCCTGGCAGATCAGGGGCTTGACGTCCTTGACGGTGACGAAGCTCTTGCCGTACCACCCCACCTGGTCGAGTCGCCCGTTGACCGGGTGCCCCGTGTCGAACCCGCTGCCCTTCCACTCGCCGAGGATCTCTTCGGGACGGACCGTGTCCAACGCGGCCCAGATCTCGTCGAGTTCGGCGGCCGACACCGGGCCGTCCTGTCGGCGCAGCTCGGAGAACCGGGCTCGGGCTCTGCTCGCATTCATGATGGCTTCCTCTCTCCGTACGTGCGACTTCAGGCACCCCACCTGGCCCTTGACACGGGCCGCGCCGTCACCAAGTCTGGTGGCGAGGTGGTCACGATGGCCGGTGGCGGCCGGTACCGCTGGTTGCGTCGTATCGAGGCACTCGATCCGGTACGTGACCATCACGAGATCTACCGGATCTCGGCCGGATACGAGTTTCCCTTCGACTACCAGCGGGCGCTGGAACTCGCGCTGCTCCGCACGTACTGCGTGCCGAGCATCTCGGCGCTGCTCGACGCGACCGGCGAGTTCCGACTGCGGACGCAGCAGCGGTACGACGACACCGCGTTGCTGATGGCGGAGATCGCAGAGCACGGATACGACTCGCCGCGCGGCAGGCAGGCGTTGAGAGTCGTCAACCGGGCGCACCGTCGGTACGCGATCTCCAACGACGACATGCGCTACGTGTTGTCCACGTTCGTGTACGAGCCCGTCGACTGGCTGGATCGGTTCGGCTGGCGTCGGCTGCACGAGCACGAGCGACTGGCCGCGTTCCACTACTACCGGGCCGTCGGCGCGCGGATGGACGTCCGCGACGTGCCGGACGACTACGACGCGTTCCGGGACTTCAAGCGCGAGTACGAGCGTGCCTCCTTCCGCTTCGCCCCGACCAATCAGCGGATCGGCGCCTACACCCTGGACCTGTTCGGCTCGTGGTACCCGGGGCCGCTGCGCCGCGCCGCGCGGCTCGGCGTGCTCGCGTTGCTTCCCGCCGAGGTACGCGCCGCCTTCGGATTCCCGGCCGCGCCGCGCTGGCTCTCCGCAGTGGTCGAGGGCGGATTGCGCACCCGGGCGGCGGTGGTGCGGCTGATGCCGCCGCGCACCACGAGCCGGTTGACCCACGCGCCGCAGAACCGCACCTACCCCGGCTACCCCCGGGGGTACCAACCCGCCGATCTGGGGTCGCCGCCACCGCCGCCCGACCTCGACCCGACATGGTTGGCCCGCCCGGTACCGCCACCGGCCGCCGGGCCGGAGCCTGACTGACCGCCAGGAGAGCCCTGGAAGGCTCAGGACACCGACCCGTCAGGCCGCTCCTGCCGACGGGTAGAGAGCGTTGATGCTGTCGTGGTAACGGTCGACGATGACGCGGCGCCGCAGCTTCAGGGTAGGGGTCAGCTCACCCGATTCCGGCGTCCAGGCCAACGGCAGTACCTCGAAGGTCTTGACCTGCTCGGGTCGGGCGAGCTTGGCGTTGGCAGCGTCGACGGCGGCCTGGATCTCGGCGAGCAGCAGCGGATCCGAGGCCAGGCCGGGCAGCTGCGCGTCGCTGATGCCGCGCGCCCGCGCCCACAGGGGCGCGACCTCGTCATCCAGCACGATCAGCGCCGTGACGTACGGCCGCCGATCGCCGATCGCGACCGCCTGACCGATGAGCGGATGCGCCCGAA encodes:
- a CDS encoding oxygenase MpaB family protein produces the protein MAGGGRYRWLRRIEALDPVRDHHEIYRISAGYEFPFDYQRALELALLRTYCVPSISALLDATGEFRLRTQQRYDDTALLMAEIAEHGYDSPRGRQALRVVNRAHRRYAISNDDMRYVLSTFVYEPVDWLDRFGWRRLHEHERLAAFHYYRAVGARMDVRDVPDDYDAFRDFKREYERASFRFAPTNQRIGAYTLDLFGSWYPGPLRRAARLGVLALLPAEVRAAFGFPAAPRWLSAVVEGGLRTRAAVVRLMPPRTTSRLTHAPQNRTYPGYPRGYQPADLGSPPPPPDLDPTWLARPVPPPAAGPEPD
- a CDS encoding DUF4334 domain-containing protein encodes the protein MNASRARARFSELRRQDGPVSAAELDEIWAALDTVRPEEILGEWKGSGFDTGHPVNGRLDQVGWYGKSFVTVKDVKPLICQDDNGELYSNIVLGKGEASLWTVEFRGESTATMVYDGQPVFDHFKRVDESTLMGIMNGKNVPADGPFFYFLLDRVG
- a CDS encoding NAD(P)-dependent alcohol dehydrogenase → MRIRAAVTETPGGPFVIQAVDLEAPRPHEVLVRIAAAGLCHTDLSMQASWPRWRTPMVFGHEGAGVVEAVGADVTGLAPGDHVCLTFHSCGRCEQCAAGHPAYCHFQQTLNISGGRGDGTTPLSRDGAPVHGAFFGQSSFATFALAHERNAIRVPADLPAVVAAPLGCGVQTGAGTVIHRLRPEPGSSLVVIGAGGVGLSALMAAVVLGCDPVIVIEPVASRRALATELGATAALDPSAADDLGATVLDLTGAGAHHIVDTTSRPEMLRQAVTALRPRGDLALVGIGSTVAFDVMSLLGKGIRVHGVIEGDADPARFIPELVDLHQRGLFPLDRIIATFPFENIGDAVAGMRDGTAIKPVLTFG